The region CATAATACGGCGCTTATTTTCGGTAACAAAGCCCTCGCCGCGCGAACGCCCGTATAGTTCTGCCAGCGTTTTCACGCCTTCGGCGCGGCGACCGTAGCGCACGCCGTCGTAACGCGCTAAGTTCGACGAAATTTCCGCCGGCACAACGATATAATAAATTGCAAGCGCGTGCCTGATGCTCGGCACAGCAACCGTTTCAACCGTGTGCCCTGCCGCACGCAGCCTATCAGCGTAGTTATTCACTGCCGCGCGTACATCTGCATCAACATCGTCAGTCATTGTTTCGCGAATCATACCAATCTTCAGGTTTTTTGGCGCATCATGCTGCACTTCAAAATAATCCGGCAGCGTCGTCGTATCACGCGGATCACGCCCCGCCATCACGCTCGTAACCAGTGCAACGTCGTCGGCAGATTTAGCAAAACAGCCCATTGTGTCGGTGCTTGACGCCATCGCCACGACACCGTAGCGGCTACTCAGTCCATAGGTCGGCTTAAACCCAAGCACACCGTTGAAGCTAGCTGGCTGACGAATTGAACCACCCGTGTCGGTGCCAAGCGCAAACGGCACGACATCAAGTGCCGTCACGACCGCCGATCCGCCGCTTGAGCCGCCTGCAACCTTTGTTGCATCAACTGCATTGTGCGTCACGCCGAACGCCGAATTCTCGGTACTGCCGCCGTGCGCAAACGCATCCATATTTGATTTACCAATACAAATTGCGCCTGCCGCCTCAAGCTTTTCGACGACCGTCGCCTGCAGCGGCGCGTTAAAATATTCAAGCATTTTACTCGCCGCTGTCGTCGGCGCGCCAAACGCCAAGTAGTTGTCCTTTACCACAAATGGCACGCCCGCCAGCACACCCGCGTCTTCGCCATTCGCAATTTTCGTATCAATCTCGCCAGCACGCGCCAACGCCCGCTCTTCAGTCAAACTCAATAATGCATGGTATTCTTCAATACCGCGCGTTTTAGCAATAGACGCTTCGACTTGCTCGCGCGCTGTTGTTTTACGCGCCGCAATTTGCTGTACTAATTCCGCAATTTTCATATTCTATAACACCTTTGGTACTTTTACGCAATGACCGCTCTGTTCTGCCGCTAGATCAAGTAGTTGCTCCGGCGTTACGCTGCCAGCGTCAATTTCGTCGCCGCGCCACACGTTTTCAAGCCCCGTCACTTGGTATGTCGGTTCGACGCCGCTCGTATCGACTTCGTTCAGCTGATTGATATGGTTGATAATATTTTCGAGATCTGCGCGTAGATTTTCAACCTCGCTATCAGATAACTGTAAACTGCTTAACTGTGCCAGATGGTGCACATCATCGGTAGTAATTGTACTCATCAACCCTTAGTATAACGCAAAATTGCGCCAGATGGTAATCGTTTTTGCCTGAGATAACCGCTTATGGTATAATTTGAGAAAATGGCACATCAAATCAAAAAGAACCTGGGCGTCATCACGCACAGAGGCGGCGCGGAGTTTCGCGTGTGGGCGCCGTTCGCCAAACAAGTTTACATTGACGGCACATTTACGCCGAACGGCAAGCAGCCGCTTACCAGCGAGGACGACGGCTATTGGTTTGCGCTGATTCACGGCGCAGAACCAGGACACCAATACAAATATATCATCGAGACGCCAGACGGACGCTTGCTTGAAAGAAACGACCCGCGCGCTCGGGCTATTACGTCAAGCGACAAAGGATTCTCAGTAATTGTCGACAATGAATTCGACTGGCAGAGCGACAATTTTGTAATGCCGCCAAAGTGCGACCACGTTATTTACGAACTGCATGTTGGCACATTCAACCGTCCCGATGCCGCAACTTCCGGCACATTTGATTCGGCAATCGAAAAACTTGATTACTTGCGCGATCTCGGTATCAATATTATTGAGCTTATGCCGGTCACGAGCATGGCATTTAGTAATGGTTGGGGCTACGCACCAAATCATATTTTCAGTGTCGAAAGTATGCTCGGCGGACGGCATGGACTGATGAAATTCGTGCGCGCCTGCCATCAGCACGGTATCGGCGTTATTCTCGACGTTGTATACAACCATTTTTACGGCGATACTGATTTGTGGCGCTTTGATGGCTGGAGTGAGAATGATCGCGGCGGCATCTATTTTTATAATGACGAGCGCGGCGATACGCCGTGGGGCGGACGACCCGACTACGGGCGGCCGGAAGTACGCCAATTCATCCTTGACAACGTCGCGATGTGGTTCGCTGAATATCATATAGACGGTTTGCGCGTTGATAGTACGATTTACATGCGCAATACCGCCGGGCGCGACAACGACCCTGATCACGACATTAGCGACGCCTGGAGTTTGCTGCAAGATATTGTATCGTTAGCGCACAAGATTAAGCCCGACTCGCTCATTATCGCCGAAGATTCTGCGAGCAATGCGCAGATTGTCGCGCCGCGGCTTGATGGCGGCTGCGGGTTTGATAGCCAGTGGGAATTAGGCTTTCCGCACGCCCTGCGCGCCGCGCTCGGGCTATCAACCGACCAGCCAAATTTAGACGGCATCCAATATGAGTTCAACCATGCTTACGGCAGCGACGCCTTTGCGCGTACAATTTTCAGCGATTCGCACGATACTGCTGCTAACGGCTCAGTCCGGCTAAACGAAGCTGTCGCGCCCGCAGGCGGCGCCACGCTCTTCGCGCGCGAAAAAACACTGCTCGCAAACGCTGTTACGCTGACGTCTCCTGGTATTCCAATGCTCCTGCAAGGCAGCGAGTTCTTGCAAGACGGCTCATTCAACGATTGGGCCGCGCTTGAATGGCAAAAAACTGAAAAATACGCCGGTATTGTGACAGCGCACCGCCATTTGCTTGATTTGCGACACAACCGCTACGGACATACTGGCGGGCTGCAGGGGCAATCAACCGCACTCTTCCACGTTAACACCGACGGGCTTGTCATTGGCTATCACCGATGGAATAACGGCGGCATAGGCGACGATGTGATTGTTGTCGCTAATTTCAGCAGCACCGATTACAACCATTACGCTATGCAATTTCCGCTCGGCGGCAAATGGCATATTCGATTTAACAGCAGCTGGCGCGGGTACAGCAAGGATTTTCGCAGCGGGCATCAAAGTATCATTCACGCCGACAAGAATTCCACCGCACATTTTTCGCTGCCGGCGTATACGCTGTACATTTTGTCGCAGGAATAATCACAGAAGATTATGAAAAGGGCGCCCCAAGCATAGAGATTATTTCTACACTTGGGACGCCGGAAAGCGGTTGCTACCGTTTGTGAGTCGTCGGCTGGGGGATGGTCAAATTGTCAACCTGCCGACTCAGCTCAGCGTCAAGCAGCTCAAGCATCCGCTGAGCGCGGGAAAACTCTTCACGAGCACAAATCAGGTGTCGCTCGGCGGTCGCAAATGCATGAAGTGCCTCGTCGCGCAAAACCTGCAGTCGCGCCTTAGCATAACCGCTACCGATATGAGTAATCCAATGGTTAAGCATATCGAGTCGAGTCCGCAGGTCACTCATATGCGACTCAATGCTAGCGATGTAGCTCCCGCACATGTCAACTCTCTCTTGCGCGACCTCATAACGTCGCCCGACCTTCGCTGGCTCAGTAATGTCCATCATGATTTGTCCTTTCACTCGACGGACACAACAGTACCTAATACTATCACACATTACCACCGTAGTCAACAAAGAATAACCGCACCAACTGAGCTCTAGCGCATCACATATCACATATTCTGCTTAATCTCTGCGATCAAATCGCGCAGTTCAGCGGCACGTTCAAATTCCAGGTTTGCGCTCGCTAGCTTCATTTGCCCTGTTAGGTCTTTAACTAAACTTGCGTATTCATCTTTTGGAATCTTTTTGAGGTCAAGCTTCGGCTTTTCATCCTCTTTTTGTGGAATAATCGCGCGTAATCCCTCGTCGATCGCTTTCGTAATTCCCCGCGGCGTAATGCCATGCTCCTGATTATATGCCTGCTGAATACTACGGCGACGTTTAGTTTCGTCAATTGCCAAACGCATACTATCGGTAATCGTATCACCGTACATAATAACCGCGCCATCGACATGGCGGGCGGCACGCCCGATCGTCTGGATAAGAGAACGCTCGCTACGCAAAAAGCCTTCTTTATCGGCGTCCATAATCGCAACCAAACTTACTTCTGGCAAGTCAATTCCCTCGCGCAATAAATTGATGCCAACTAAAACATCATACACGCCCATACGCAGGTCTCGTAAAATATCGCCGCGCTCTAGCGTATCAATTTCACTGTGAATGTACGCCGTTTTCACACCCATATCCGTCAGATAACTTGACAAATCTTCTGCCATACGCTTCGTCAACGTCGTCACGAGTACGCGCTGCTTTTTATCAATGCGATCTTTGATTTCAGTGATCAAATCGTCAACTTGCCCGTCCGTCGGGCGCACACTAATCTCTGGGTCAAGCAGTCCCGTAGGGCGAATCACCTGCTGCGCCGGCGCAGGCGATCGCTCCAACTCATAGTCGCCCGGTGTCGCCGAAACGTAAATCACCTGGTTAATATGGCGATCAAATTCATCAAAGCGAAGCGGGCGGTTGTCAAGCGCACTCGGCAGCCGAAATCCGTGCTGCACCAACACCTCTTTGCGCGCACGGTCGCCATTATACATGCCGCGCACCTGCGGTACAGTCACGTGGCTTTCGTCAATCATCATCAAAAAATCGTCCGGAAAATAGTCAAGCAACGTCGCCGACTGCTCGCCTGGCTCACGATTCGTTAGATAGCGGCTATAGTTTTCAATACCTTTCACAAATCCAGTTTGTTCAAGCATTTCCAAATCATATTTCGTACGCTGCGCTAAGCGCTGCGCTTCCAGCAACTTATTATTCGCCTCAAACCACGCCACGCGCTCATCATATTCGCGGCGGATCCCCTCAATCGCCGCCTGGATTTTCTGCTTCGGCGTAGCATAGTGGCTGCTCGGAAATAATGTGAATTGGCTTGGCTCGTCAATGATTTCGCCTGTTAGCGGGTCAATATGCGTAATCCGATCAACGTCGTCGCCGAAAAACTCCACGCGATACGCCGTCTCGCCGCTCGCCGGAAAAACATCAACCACATCGCCGCGCACGCGAAAGGTACCGCGCGCAAAATCAATGTCGTTGCGGTGATATTGAATGTCCATTAGCTGGCGCAGAAATTT is a window of Candidatus Saccharimonadaceae bacterium ML1 DNA encoding:
- the gatA gene encoding Asp-tRNA(Asn)/Glu-tRNA(Gln) amidotransferase subunit GatA, encoding MKIAELVQQIAARKTTAREQVEASIAKTRGIEEYHALLSLTEERALARAGEIDTKIANGEDAGVLAGVPFVVKDNYLAFGAPTTAASKMLEYFNAPLQATVVEKLEAAGAICIGKSNMDAFAHGGSTENSAFGVTHNAVDATKVAGGSSGGSAVVTALDVVPFALGTDTGGSIRQPASFNGVLGFKPTYGLSSRYGVVAMASSTDTMGCFAKSADDVALVTSVMAGRDPRDTTTLPDYFEVQHDAPKNLKIGMIRETMTDDVDADVRAAVNNYADRLRAAGHTVETVAVPSIRHALAIYYIVVPAEISSNLARYDGVRYGRRAEGVKTLAELYGRSRGEGFVTENKRRIMIGSYVLSSGFFDAYYLQAQKARTVLINEFNALFEQYDFLLMPTAPTPAFGIGENANDPVKMYLADVMTVPPSLAGLPALSVPAGASTQGLPIGAQLVGRTKSDAALIALAGSMEARV
- the gatC gene encoding Asp-tRNA(Asn)/Glu-tRNA(Gln) amidotransferase subunit GatC, whose protein sequence is MSTITTDDVHHLAQLSSLQLSDSEVENLRADLENIINHINQLNEVDTSGVEPTYQVTGLENVWRGDEIDAGSVTPEQLLDLAAEQSGHCVKVPKVL
- the uvrB gene encoding excinuclease ABC subunit UvrB; the encoded protein is MNRFILRSDYRPTGDQPQAIRQLVGGLQSGEREQTLLGVTGSGKTFTMANIIAERNVPTLILAHNKTLAAQLFSEFKQFFPDNEVHYFVSYFDYYQPEAYIASSDTYIEKDSAINEEIDRLRHAATDALLTRRDVIIVASVSCIYGLGSPSDYYDLSITVKTGERRLQDKFLRQLMDIQYHRNDIDFARGTFRVRGDVVDVFPASGETAYRVEFFGDDVDRITHIDPLTGEIIDEPSQFTLFPSSHYATPKQKIQAAIEGIRREYDERVAWFEANNKLLEAQRLAQRTKYDLEMLEQTGFVKGIENYSRYLTNREPGEQSATLLDYFPDDFLMMIDESHVTVPQVRGMYNGDRARKEVLVQHGFRLPSALDNRPLRFDEFDRHINQVIYVSATPGDYELERSPAPAQQVIRPTGLLDPEISVRPTDGQVDDLITEIKDRIDKKQRVLVTTLTKRMAEDLSSYLTDMGVKTAYIHSEIDTLERGDILRDLRMGVYDVLVGINLLREGIDLPEVSLVAIMDADKEGFLRSERSLIQTIGRAARHVDGAVIMYGDTITDSMRLAIDETKRRRSIQQAYNQEHGITPRGITKAIDEGLRAIIPQKEDEKPKLDLKKIPKDEYASLVKDLTGQMKLASANLEFERAAELRDLIAEIKQNM